One part of the Coprobacter tertius genome encodes these proteins:
- a CDS encoding glycosyltransferase family 4 protein yields the protein MKLLMFIPSMRGGGAERVMAVLCNGLSQRGHEVVLSTDLSEGIKYPLDSRIKLVALTERKYRKSLYGKISYNFYFYRRIRKIIKEIRPDAVISFLYILNPKVILASRGLHIPVISSEHTNFKVKRTWLKTIRREYINKLADRVTILTKADFDYVGAKLKNKVIVPDPLPFLPPEKDCDRKKVILAVGYLNRYKEKGFDRLIETWSHIAHKYPDWKLCIAGTGNSESVNNLQQLCVRYKVDDRVQFPGFIDDMQSFYQRASIFVLPSQYEGFSMALIEAMSQGCAAVSLNCPSGPEEIISNWEDGILVGADDFGALEENISYLIEDENLRKKLSHNAIKNMQRYSVENIMNIWENLLREVVEKKA from the coding sequence ATGAAACTACTCATGTTTATACCTTCGATGCGGGGCGGCGGGGCCGAAAGGGTAATGGCAGTACTGTGTAACGGATTGTCGCAAAGGGGGCATGAAGTAGTTTTGTCGACCGATCTTTCGGAAGGAATAAAATATCCGCTCGATTCCCGAATAAAGTTAGTCGCTTTAACCGAGCGGAAGTACCGGAAAAGTCTTTACGGGAAGATCTCGTATAATTTTTATTTTTACAGAAGGATTAGAAAAATAATTAAGGAAATCCGGCCCGATGCCGTTATTTCTTTTCTCTATATTCTTAATCCCAAAGTTATTTTGGCAAGTCGGGGTTTACATATACCGGTTATATCGTCTGAGCATACAAATTTTAAAGTAAAACGTACATGGTTAAAGACTATAAGGCGTGAATATATCAATAAACTGGCTGACCGGGTAACTATACTGACAAAGGCGGATTTTGATTATGTAGGTGCTAAGCTTAAAAATAAGGTGATTGTACCCGATCCATTGCCTTTTTTACCTCCTGAAAAAGACTGTGATCGTAAAAAAGTGATTTTGGCAGTAGGCTATTTAAACCGTTATAAGGAAAAAGGATTTGATCGGTTGATAGAAACGTGGTCGCATATCGCGCATAAATATCCCGACTGGAAATTATGTATAGCGGGTACGGGAAATTCCGAATCGGTAAATAACTTACAACAACTTTGTGTTCGCTATAAGGTCGATGATCGGGTTCAGTTTCCCGGATTTATAGATGATATGCAATCATTTTATCAAAGAGCTTCTATATTTGTTCTTCCTTCTCAATATGAAGGGTTCTCGATGGCTCTTATCGAAGCTATGTCACAAGGGTGTGCCGCAGTGAGTTTAAACTGTCCCTCGGGTCCGGAGGAAATTATCTCGAACTGGGAAGACGGTATATTGGTAGGTGCGGATGATTTCGGAGCATTGGAAGAAAATATTTCTTATTTGATCGAAGATGAGAATTTACGCAAGAAATTGTCGCATAATGCGATAAAAAATATGCAGCGATATTCGGTAGAAAATATTATGAATATTTGGGAAAACTTGTTGCGTGAGGTAGTTGAAAAAAAGGCATAA
- the argB gene encoding acetylglutamate kinase, whose product MEKLTIIKVGGKIVEESETLNGLLSEFTRIQGKKLLVHGGGRSATRIASQLGIESRMVNGRRITDAETLKVVTMVYGGLVNKNIVAGLQARGLNALGMTGADMNILLSVKRPVKEIDYGYVGDVKAADGAALADLISRGVIPVLAPLTHDGKGNMLNTNADTIAGEAAKALARYFDVTLVFCFEKKGVLRDENDDDSVIPEINESSFKQYVADGIIQGGMIPKLENSFDAIRSGVKEVIITQASDIANGGGTRIV is encoded by the coding sequence ATGGAAAAACTTACGATTATAAAAGTCGGTGGTAAAATTGTCGAAGAATCCGAAACATTGAACGGTTTGCTGTCGGAATTTACCCGTATTCAAGGAAAAAAGTTACTGGTTCATGGTGGAGGGCGTTCGGCTACTCGCATTGCGTCACAACTCGGTATAGAGAGTCGTATGGTGAACGGACGCCGTATTACCGATGCTGAAACCCTGAAAGTGGTAACTATGGTATATGGCGGCCTGGTGAACAAGAATATTGTAGCCGGCTTGCAGGCACGCGGGCTTAATGCTTTAGGCATGACAGGAGCCGACATGAATATTTTGTTATCGGTGAAACGTCCTGTAAAAGAGATCGACTACGGGTATGTCGGTGATGTTAAGGCTGCCGATGGTGCTGCACTCGCCGATCTTATTTCCCGGGGAGTTATTCCCGTATTGGCTCCGTTAACGCACGACGGTAAGGGAAATATGCTCAATACCAATGCCGATACGATTGCCGGTGAGGCGGCCAAAGCTCTTGCCCGATATTTCGACGTGACACTGGTTTTTTGTTTCGAAAAGAAAGGTGTGTTGCGTGACGAAAACGATGATGATAGTGTCATCCCCGAGATAAACGAATCGTCTTTCAAACAATATGTGGCCGACGGAATAATACAGGGCGGTATGATTCCCAAACTCGAAAATTCATTCGATGCGATACGCTCGGGGGTGAAAGAGGTGATTATTACTCAAGCTTCCGATATCGCTAATGGTGGAGGTACCCGTATTGTATAG
- a CDS encoding helix-turn-helix transcriptional regulator: MAKNLFNRYIWLVNTIYRNRRLTLKEINAKWIETDYSEGKEIPLRTFHNHREAIQDLFDININCDKSTYEYYIEDADEFTKGGVRNWLLNTFAVSDLINESHRVRDRIIFENIPSGQRFLAPLIEAIRDNQVLRLTYRGYNRSVPSEYEIEPYFLKIFKQRWYLIARTPRYEGLRVYALDRMIALTAIGKRFVFPAGFSPAAYMYDYFGIVQDESHPVTILVKAYDGQDNYLRDLPLHHSQEEVEQRENYTLFRYRLKPTYDFCQEILSFGYRLEVVSPENLRLRIKEMLEQTMARYC; this comes from the coding sequence ATGGCGAAGAACTTGTTTAACCGTTATATCTGGTTGGTAAATACGATTTACCGAAACCGTCGTCTTACCTTAAAGGAAATAAATGCAAAGTGGATCGAAACCGATTATTCCGAAGGAAAAGAGATCCCCTTGCGTACATTTCATAATCACCGGGAAGCGATACAAGATCTATTCGATATTAATATCAACTGCGATAAAAGTACGTACGAATATTATATCGAAGACGCAGACGAGTTTACAAAAGGAGGAGTGCGTAATTGGTTGTTGAATACGTTTGCGGTGAGCGATCTGATAAACGAGAGCCATAGAGTGCGTGACCGCATTATTTTCGAAAATATCCCTTCAGGGCAACGGTTTCTGGCTCCTCTCATCGAAGCGATTCGCGATAATCAGGTATTGCGGCTGACTTACCGTGGGTATAACCGTTCAGTTCCGTCGGAATATGAAATAGAGCCTTATTTCCTTAAAATTTTTAAACAAAGATGGTATCTTATCGCACGTACTCCGCGTTACGAAGGTTTACGTGTATATGCACTCGACCGGATGATTGCCCTTACCGCTATCGGAAAGCGTTTTGTTTTCCCGGCTGGTTTTTCTCCAGCGGCTTATATGTACGATTATTTCGGTATCGTGCAGGATGAAAGTCATCCCGTAACCATTTTGGTCAAGGCCTATGACGGACAAGATAACTATCTCAGGGATTTGCCGTTACATCATTCTCAGGAAGAAGTCGAGCAGAGAGAAAACTATACGCTATTCCGTTACCGGTTGAAACCTACTTACGATTTTTGCCAGGAAATTCTTTCCTTCGGATACCGGTTAGAGGTCGTTTCACCCGAAAATTTACGCCTGCGAATAAAAGAAATGTTAGAACAAACAATGGCTCGCTATTGTTAA
- a CDS encoding AMP-dependent synthetase/ligase, whose protein sequence is MIIENFSNLIRRQKQKYGNREAFRHKDPHTKNWISTSWETFALQVKNIAKAMVEMGVNEQENMATYTQNRPEGLIADFAAYSNRAVMVPLYATSSEAQIEYIIKEAEIRFLFVGEQFQYDNARAVQKRFPVLEKLIILDSEVKKDDEDTTSVYFSEMMALGERSQRDDVVEERSGKVTDSDLCNIIYTSGTTGEPKGVMLTHGNYRQAMRIHIDRLNMVSDKDLSMCFLPLTHVFERAWTYFCLESGIRVAINFDPKEIQKTIREVQPTIMCSVPRFWEKVYTAVQEKIAQAKGIQKVMMSAALEVGRKRNLSYARTGRKAPLWTELKYKFFDKVVFTRLRAAIGIPKGNIFPTAGAPLSDTINEFLHTCGINIVYGYGLTETTATVTCFDTVGYEIGTVGTVMPEVQVKIGENNEILVKGPTVMKGYYKKPLETQAVFTQDGWFRTGDAGNLSSTGALVLTERIKDLFKTSNGKYIAPQAIETKLGEDKYIDQVAVIGDQRKYVTAIIIPAFEALKEYAAQKQIQYRNLEELIKNQNIQKLIQERVNELQKNFARFEQIKKFTLLPRAFSMEAGELTNTLKIRRPIINKMYRAEIEAMYV, encoded by the coding sequence ATGATAATTGAAAACTTCTCAAATTTAATTCGTCGCCAGAAACAGAAGTATGGCAACCGTGAAGCATTCCGCCATAAAGACCCTCACACAAAGAACTGGATTTCTACCTCTTGGGAAACATTTGCCCTTCAGGTAAAAAATATAGCCAAAGCGATGGTAGAAATGGGCGTGAATGAGCAGGAAAATATGGCTACATATACGCAAAACCGGCCAGAAGGTCTTATTGCCGATTTTGCCGCCTATTCTAATAGAGCTGTGATGGTTCCTTTATATGCTACCAGTTCCGAAGCACAGATCGAGTATATTATAAAAGAAGCCGAAATACGCTTCCTTTTTGTTGGGGAGCAGTTCCAGTATGATAATGCCCGTGCGGTGCAAAAAAGATTTCCAGTACTCGAGAAACTCATTATTCTCGATTCCGAGGTAAAAAAAGACGATGAAGATACTACTTCGGTTTATTTCAGTGAAATGATGGCTTTGGGAGAACGTTCGCAGCGAGACGATGTTGTTGAAGAACGTTCGGGTAAAGTTACCGATAGCGATCTCTGTAATATTATTTATACTTCGGGAACTACCGGAGAACCCAAAGGCGTGATGCTTACTCATGGTAATTACCGGCAGGCAATGCGTATACATATCGATCGACTCAATATGGTTTCCGATAAAGATCTTTCGATGTGTTTCCTTCCTTTAACCCACGTTTTCGAAAGGGCGTGGACTTATTTCTGCCTCGAATCAGGAATACGGGTCGCCATTAATTTCGATCCGAAAGAAATTCAGAAAACTATACGGGAAGTACAGCCTACCATAATGTGCAGTGTGCCGCGTTTTTGGGAGAAAGTTTACACGGCCGTGCAAGAGAAAATCGCGCAGGCCAAAGGAATACAGAAAGTAATGATGTCGGCGGCTCTCGAGGTAGGCCGTAAACGTAATCTTAGTTATGCGCGTACAGGTCGTAAAGCGCCTTTATGGACCGAATTGAAATATAAATTTTTCGATAAAGTCGTGTTTACTCGCCTGCGGGCAGCTATCGGTATTCCCAAAGGAAATATTTTCCCGACGGCCGGGGCTCCTTTATCCGATACGATCAACGAATTTTTGCATACTTGCGGCATCAATATCGTTTACGGATACGGTCTTACCGAAACGACTGCGACAGTAACCTGTTTCGATACCGTCGGGTACGAAATCGGGACGGTAGGTACTGTAATGCCCGAAGTACAGGTGAAAATAGGGGAGAACAACGAAATATTGGTAAAAGGCCCGACGGTGATGAAGGGCTATTATAAAAAACCGCTCGAAACACAAGCGGTCTTTACCCAAGACGGATGGTTTCGTACGGGAGATGCCGGTAATCTTTCCTCTACCGGTGCTTTGGTACTTACCGAACGTATAAAAGATCTTTTTAAAACCTCTAATGGTAAATACATTGCTCCTCAGGCTATCGAGACAAAGCTCGGAGAAGATAAGTATATCGATCAGGTTGCGGTAATCGGAGATCAGCGGAAATATGTGACTGCAATCATTATCCCGGCTTTTGAAGCATTGAAGGAATATGCGGCGCAAAAACAAATACAGTATCGTAATCTCGAGGAACTGATAAAAAATCAGAATATACAGAAACTGATACAGGAGCGGGTCAATGAACTTCAGAAAAATTTTGCCCGTTTCGAACAGATAAAAAAATTTACGCTTTTACCCAGAGCTTTCAGTATGGAGGCCGGGGAACTTACCAATACGCTTAAGATACGGCGTCCGATTATAAATAAGATGTATCGGGCCGAAATAGAGGCGATGTATGTGTGA
- a CDS encoding glycoside hydrolase family 127 protein yields the protein MKKIILLLVLIMAISVFSEVSGKGRAPIRTVPFTAVHFNDNFWKPRIDTIRCKTIPYAFLRSEKAGYIDNFAIAGGLKKGKYQSMFPFDDAEVYKIIEGASYLLSVKKDASLEAYIDSVITIIASAQEPDGYLFTNRTINNPLHPWVGKERWELDWNVSHETFNAGELYEAAIAYYYATGKRKLLDVAIKNADLVCNTFHENGIVMAPGHEVIEMALVRLYEATGDEKYLKQSRFFLESRGKRKFDKFSEDLRENGKYWQDHLPVREQREAEGHAVRALYLYSGMADIAMYMHDEEYHEAIDSIWSNIVGKKMYITGGLGALPRNEAFGKNFELPNASAYCETCASIANCMFNLRMFRLHGESKYIDVLERSLYNTVLSGISVSGDKFFYPNVLEAGRKGQERSLWFDCSCCPTNLSRFIPAVPGYVYATDKNAIYANLFIGNTSDIDFNGKNVRLIQKTDYPWKGEVDITVDALQTGKFDLKIRIPGWAQNQAVPSDLYRYTEDKQKEVKISINGVPYSFAAEKGYAVLKRRWKKGDKISISIPMEVREVLSHKAVKDNRGAVAVERGPLVYCAEFADNRGEVFNLSLPLDAVFEVRESSDPLKGIYKIKATGKKYDISSDRKNVTESDSYLYLIPYYARAYRGAGEMKVWLPFDGKTIKAGLYDELRLIDEVIIGNEISENKHDLQGCNTRTDRSTGWRDAFDGWFSYTMNVDPEKLQELVLTYHSTDGGNRHFGIYIDNQLISKETLRTETYDVLMDRVYTIPRQITSGKNKVTVKIEAFPGNIAGGIFGCKIRTVE from the coding sequence ATGAAAAAAATTATTCTTCTTTTGGTCTTGATAATGGCGATTTCCGTTTTTTCGGAAGTCAGCGGAAAAGGGAGAGCACCCATTCGTACCGTACCGTTCACTGCCGTACATTTTAACGATAATTTCTGGAAACCGCGTATCGATACGATCCGGTGTAAAACGATACCGTATGCTTTTTTACGAAGTGAGAAAGCGGGTTATATCGATAATTTTGCGATTGCTGGCGGTTTGAAAAAAGGCAAGTACCAGTCGATGTTTCCTTTCGATGATGCTGAGGTATATAAAATTATCGAAGGAGCCTCTTATTTATTGTCGGTGAAAAAAGATGCGTCGCTCGAGGCATATATCGACAGTGTAATTACGATTATCGCTTCGGCACAAGAACCCGACGGATATTTGTTTACCAATCGTACCATTAATAATCCCTTGCACCCTTGGGTGGGAAAAGAACGGTGGGAGTTGGATTGGAATGTCAGCCATGAGACCTTTAACGCCGGTGAACTTTACGAGGCGGCTATCGCTTATTATTATGCGACCGGAAAACGAAAACTACTCGATGTCGCTATAAAAAATGCCGATCTGGTCTGTAATACTTTTCATGAAAACGGTATTGTTATGGCGCCGGGACATGAAGTGATCGAGATGGCTCTCGTTAGATTATATGAAGCTACAGGGGATGAAAAATATCTGAAACAATCGCGTTTTTTTCTGGAAAGCAGGGGTAAAAGAAAGTTCGATAAATTTTCAGAAGATCTCAGGGAAAACGGTAAATATTGGCAAGATCATTTGCCGGTGAGAGAGCAGAGAGAAGCGGAAGGACATGCTGTCAGGGCCTTATATCTTTATTCCGGAATGGCCGATATTGCCATGTATATGCACGACGAAGAATACCATGAAGCTATCGATTCGATCTGGAGCAATATAGTCGGTAAAAAAATGTATATTACAGGTGGTTTGGGAGCTTTGCCCAGAAATGAGGCTTTCGGAAAAAATTTTGAACTGCCTAACGCATCTGCTTATTGTGAGACTTGCGCTTCGATCGCAAACTGTATGTTCAATTTACGTATGTTTAGGTTGCACGGAGAATCGAAATATATCGATGTATTGGAACGTTCCCTCTATAATACGGTGTTGAGCGGTATATCGGTAAGCGGTGATAAGTTTTTTTATCCCAATGTTCTTGAAGCGGGTAGAAAAGGACAGGAAAGAAGTTTGTGGTTCGATTGTTCGTGTTGTCCTACCAACCTCTCCCGGTTTATTCCTGCTGTGCCGGGTTATGTATATGCGACTGATAAAAATGCTATATATGCCAATCTTTTTATTGGGAATACCAGCGATATCGATTTTAACGGAAAAAATGTAAGATTAATACAAAAAACCGACTATCCCTGGAAAGGGGAGGTCGATATAACGGTCGATGCATTGCAAACCGGTAAATTCGATTTGAAAATACGTATTCCGGGGTGGGCGCAGAATCAAGCCGTTCCCTCCGATCTGTATAGATATACCGAGGATAAACAAAAAGAGGTGAAGATAAGCATCAATGGGGTTCCCTATTCGTTTGCCGCCGAAAAAGGATATGCGGTATTGAAACGTCGTTGGAAAAAAGGAGATAAAATAAGTATATCCATCCCGATGGAAGTACGGGAAGTTCTTTCTCATAAAGCGGTAAAAGACAATAGGGGGGCAGTCGCTGTCGAGAGGGGGCCATTGGTTTATTGTGCCGAATTCGCCGATAACAGAGGAGAAGTATTTAATCTGTCGTTACCGCTCGATGCTGTTTTCGAAGTTAGAGAATCATCCGACCCGCTGAAGGGGATCTATAAGATCAAAGCGACAGGAAAAAAATACGATATTTCATCTGATCGGAAAAATGTAACCGAATCCGATTCATATCTTTACCTTATCCCGTATTATGCAAGAGCATACCGGGGAGCCGGAGAAATGAAAGTATGGCTTCCTTTCGATGGAAAAACGATAAAAGCCGGTTTGTATGATGAATTGAGACTTATAGACGAAGTGATTATCGGGAATGAGATTTCTGAAAATAAACATGATTTACAGGGGTGCAATACCCGTACAGACCGAAGCACGGGATGGCGCGATGCCTTCGACGGATGGTTTTCCTATACGATGAATGTCGATCCCGAGAAACTGCAGGAATTGGTGCTGACATATCACAGCACCGACGGAGGTAACCGTCATTTCGGTATTTACATAGATAATCAGTTGATTTCTAAAGAAACTTTGCGTACCGAGACATACGATGTATTAATGGATCGTGTTTATACGATACCCCGTCAAATAACCTCGGGTAAAAACAAAGTAACCGTTAAGATCGAAGCTTTTCCGGGGAATATAGCCGGCGGAATTTTCGGATGCAAGATACGCACGGTCGAGTAA
- a CDS encoding DUF4831 family protein, producing the protein MKKFTLLLCLLFPIYGYAQETTKFTAGKHNEYGLVYSLPKTVFDIEVVATKTTQKAGPYYMYAERYLGVPVKITENKENWQLDRATIKAYGIPDKEQEYLVKFKSGSTPYMYLNKDGLLLSVNTDPEIPATSLTQAKKKTESVLDNNNYASVLTEDMLMSGSVAKMAEIAAKQIYRIRESRLDLSTGESDQKPADGAALKLMMQQLDEQEQALTALFLGTEQTEQVVKHFIWTPNGDTANEVVFRLSDFTGIVDKNNLSGTPIYMQLKITEKGEMPIDAKGNIKEMPKNALAYCIPGKAEAQLTYNGKTIFKGEFQLSQAGIVYGLDPNLFTDKKAPSHVTFYPETGAIKEIGQ; encoded by the coding sequence CAAGAAACGACAAAATTTACTGCCGGAAAACATAATGAATACGGACTCGTATATTCTTTGCCTAAAACCGTATTCGATATCGAAGTAGTCGCTACTAAAACCACTCAAAAAGCAGGTCCTTATTATATGTATGCCGAAAGATATTTGGGTGTTCCCGTGAAAATTACCGAAAACAAAGAAAACTGGCAACTCGATCGGGCTACGATAAAAGCCTATGGCATACCGGATAAAGAACAGGAGTATCTCGTAAAATTCAAATCGGGTTCTACCCCTTATATGTATCTCAATAAAGACGGATTGCTGTTATCGGTAAATACCGATCCCGAAATTCCAGCAACGTCACTCACCCAGGCAAAAAAGAAAACCGAATCGGTTCTCGATAACAATAACTATGCGTCGGTTCTTACCGAAGACATGCTTATGTCGGGCTCTGTAGCAAAAATGGCAGAAATAGCCGCCAAACAGATTTACCGCATCAGAGAGAGCCGTCTCGACCTTTCTACCGGAGAATCGGATCAAAAACCGGCCGACGGTGCCGCTCTGAAACTAATGATGCAACAACTCGACGAACAGGAGCAAGCTCTTACCGCTCTTTTTTTAGGAACCGAACAAACCGAACAGGTCGTGAAGCATTTCATCTGGACTCCTAACGGAGATACAGCCAATGAGGTAGTATTCAGGCTATCCGATTTTACCGGAATCGTAGATAAAAATAACCTGAGCGGAACTCCCATATATATGCAATTAAAAATTACCGAAAAAGGAGAAATGCCTATCGATGCTAAAGGGAATATAAAAGAAATGCCAAAAAATGCATTAGCATATTGTATTCCCGGAAAAGCCGAAGCACAACTTACCTATAACGGAAAAACAATTTTCAAAGGAGAATTCCAGCTCTCTCAAGCCGGTATCGTTTATGGTTTAGATCCCAATCTTTTTACCGATAAAAAGGCGCCTTCACATGTTACATTTTACCCCGAAACTGGGGCAATCAAAGAAATCGGACAATAA
- the prfB gene encoding peptide chain release factor 2 (programmed frameshift): MITVEQLKELEERKLALRRYLDIDEKLIQIEEEELRTHVPDFWNDQKKAEAQMRKIKGLKFWVEGYNEADKAVEELELAFDFVKEEVITEEELDQVYAKTKEIIEDLELRNMLRREEDKLGAVLKINSGAGGTESQDWASMLMRMYIRWAEDHKYKVTVTNLLEGDEAGIKSVTIQIEGDYAYGYLKSENGVHRLVRVSPFNAQGKRMTSFTSVFVVPLVDDSIEIHINPADVTWDTFRSGGAGGQNVNKVETGVRLRYNYKDPDTGETREILIENTETRSQLDNRENAMRLLKSQLYEMELRKRMEEQQKVEAGKKKIEWGSQIRSYVFDDRRVKDHRTNYQTSNVQSVMDGNIDDFIKAYLMEFGGEQV; this comes from the exons ATGATTACAGTAGAACAATTAAAAGAGCTTGAAGAACGCAAGTTGGCGTTGAGGAGGTATCTT GACATCGATGAGAAACTGATACAAATCGAAGAAGAAGAACTGCGTACTCATGTTCCCGACTTCTGGAACGACCAGAAAAAGGCGGAAGCGCAGATGCGGAAGATCAAGGGTCTGAAATTTTGGGTTGAAGGATATAATGAAGCCGATAAGGCAGTAGAAGAATTAGAACTGGCTTTCGATTTTGTTAAAGAGGAGGTGATTACCGAAGAAGAACTCGACCAGGTATATGCAAAAACCAAAGAGATTATCGAAGATCTCGAACTGCGTAATATGCTGCGTCGTGAGGAAGATAAATTGGGAGCCGTACTTAAGATAAATTCCGGAGCCGGAGGTACCGAAAGCCAGGATTGGGCATCGATGCTGATGCGTATGTATATACGTTGGGCCGAAGACCATAAATATAAGGTTACCGTTACCAATCTTCTCGAAGGAGATGAAGCGGGAATCAAAAGTGTCACGATACAGATCGAGGGCGATTACGCTTACGGATATCTAAAATCGGAAAATGGTGTGCATCGTCTGGTACGGGTATCTCCCTTCAATGCGCAGGGAAAACGTATGACCTCGTTTACCTCGGTTTTTGTTGTGCCTTTGGTCGATGATTCTATCGAGATTCATATCAACCCGGCCGATGTTACCTGGGATACATTCCGCTCGGGAGGTGCAGGAGGACAGAATGTAAATAAAGTGGAGACCGGTGTACGTTTGCGTTATAATTATAAAGATCCCGATACCGGGGAAACTCGGGAAATTCTTATCGAAAATACCGAAACCCGTTCGCAGCTCGATAACCGCGAAAATGCCATGCGTTTATTAAAATCGCAGTTGTATGAAATGGAATTGCGAAAACGAATGGAAGAACAGCAGAAGGTAGAGGCCGGAAAGAAAAAAATCGAGTGGGGATCGCAAATTCGTAGCTACGTTTTCGATGACCGCCGCGTGAAAGATCACCGTACCAATTATCAGACTTCTAACGTACAAAGCGTGATGGACGGGAATATCGATGACTTCATTAAAGCATACCTGATGGAATTCGGTGGAGAACAAGTATAA
- a CDS encoding phenylacetate--CoA ligase family protein yields the protein MFRKLIYRLYENYRNPSLKADFHFLIESDRWSLPQLQNYQISACRELLFFAAAYSPYYKQQFQKSGFSPETFHSLEDLKKLPITDKKTLTEHNKQLQAVYPFKKTIYSKTSGSTGEILSFYRDEAWESFHLASIFRGLSWYGISRWDKSAVLSGSDPGQKTQLKIQILDFIRNQFRLSSYNKRTTDKFIGHLNKAVSIQGYSSMIYELACMCNRKNNSSFPKLKLVKGTSDMIFDSYREEIKKAFGKPIISEYGAAETGIIAFECPEGNMHINMEGVIIEESDGEIIVTNLHSRSFPIIRYRLGDYIRLAPEGYKCPCGRQHPVLLELQGRVGGVICGKTNRFPSVILNFAFKEIMSKYNRIFSYQGIQKEKSRLTIRIAEAENPGDREIIKRVFEHYLKDDVILEILFSQDLRPTQGKRNYFISEI from the coding sequence ATGTTTCGTAAACTTATTTATCGGTTATACGAAAATTACCGTAACCCATCACTAAAGGCCGATTTCCATTTTTTAATCGAATCGGACCGTTGGTCATTGCCGCAACTACAAAACTACCAAATATCGGCTTGTCGCGAACTATTATTTTTCGCAGCCGCCTATTCTCCCTATTATAAACAGCAGTTTCAGAAAAGCGGTTTTTCCCCGGAAACGTTCCATTCGTTAGAGGATCTGAAAAAATTACCCATAACCGATAAAAAGACATTAACCGAACACAATAAACAACTGCAAGCCGTTTATCCTTTCAAAAAAACAATATATTCCAAAACCTCCGGCTCTACCGGTGAAATACTTTCTTTTTACCGTGACGAGGCTTGGGAATCATTTCACCTGGCATCTATCTTTCGGGGATTATCCTGGTACGGAATTTCGCGCTGGGACAAGTCTGCCGTTCTGTCGGGAAGCGACCCTGGGCAGAAAACCCAATTAAAGATACAAATTCTCGATTTTATCAGAAACCAATTCCGGCTATCTTCTTATAACAAAAGAACGACCGATAAATTTATCGGTCATTTAAACAAGGCGGTATCTATACAAGGCTATTCTTCGATGATATACGAACTGGCCTGCATGTGTAATCGCAAAAACAATTCCTCCTTTCCGAAACTCAAACTTGTAAAAGGAACCTCCGACATGATTTTCGACAGTTACCGGGAAGAGATAAAAAAAGCCTTCGGGAAACCGATTATCAGCGAGTACGGTGCTGCCGAAACCGGAATCATTGCGTTTGAATGCCCCGAAGGTAATATGCATATCAATATGGAAGGGGTGATTATAGAAGAATCCGACGGAGAGATTATAGTAACCAATTTACACTCTCGTTCGTTTCCTATCATTCGTTATCGGTTGGGAGATTACATCCGGTTGGCTCCCGAAGGATATAAATGCCCCTGCGGACGGCAACACCCTGTATTACTCGAATTACAAGGACGGGTTGGAGGCGTAATATGCGGTAAAACAAATCGTTTCCCCAGCGTCATACTTAATTTCGCGTTCAAAGAAATAATGAGTAAATATAATCGGATATTTTCATATCAGGGAATCCAGAAAGAAAAAAGCCGGTTAACCATTCGCATCGCGGAAGCCGAAAACCCGGGTGACAGGGAAATCATAAAGCGAGTATTCGAGCATTATCTGAAAGACGATGTGATTCTCGAGATTCTTTTTTCACAAGACCTGCGTCCCACTCAAGGAAAACGAAATTATTTCATATCAGAAATTTAA